One region of Streptomyces subrutilus genomic DNA includes:
- a CDS encoding peptidase M50: MTGSPTAPGPAGLLGHRPALRPEVLLSAPLLDGPATVHLVKDPVSGASFEIGPKEFFLVSRLDGSRSLADIGTEYAHAFGKRLGEGNWQQLLALLGSRRLLTGGPPPPAPAPRGRPLEGTLARGTLRLVADADATTARLHRALRPLLHPAVLAALLLGCLAMEAVLAVSLGELAHAFGWLLLQPAPLMAVATLMWLSTALHEFAHGIAARHVGGTVGEIGLRWRLPVALMYCTVENYRFLARRRHQLAVAAAGAFANLLFLLPFFGWWAALPEEDPTRRVLAALLLLGSAQALVNLLPLPPLDGYTMLGHGLRVTRLAPASSGYLRLRMRDRAAAAAYPPRARRLYLGYGIGSAAVVLLLAAGLAGAVWYAVTT; encoded by the coding sequence GTGACCGGCTCCCCGACCGCGCCGGGCCCGGCGGGTCTGCTCGGCCACCGGCCCGCCCTGCGGCCCGAGGTCCTGCTGTCCGCGCCGCTGCTCGACGGGCCGGCGACCGTCCACCTGGTCAAGGACCCGGTGTCCGGAGCGTCGTTCGAGATCGGGCCCAAGGAGTTCTTCCTCGTCTCGCGACTGGACGGCTCCCGCAGCCTCGCGGACATCGGCACCGAGTACGCGCACGCCTTCGGCAAACGGCTCGGCGAGGGCAACTGGCAGCAGCTGCTGGCCCTGCTCGGCAGCCGGCGGCTCCTCACAGGCGGCCCGCCGCCGCCCGCACCCGCGCCGCGCGGCAGACCGCTGGAGGGCACCCTGGCCCGCGGCACGCTGCGCCTGGTCGCGGACGCCGACGCCACCACGGCCCGGCTGCACCGCGCCCTGCGCCCGCTGCTGCACCCCGCGGTGCTCGCGGCCCTGCTGCTCGGCTGCCTGGCCATGGAGGCCGTGCTCGCCGTGTCGCTGGGCGAACTCGCCCACGCCTTCGGATGGCTGCTGCTCCAGCCGGCCCCCCTGATGGCGGTGGCCACCCTGATGTGGCTGAGCACCGCCCTGCACGAGTTCGCGCACGGCATCGCGGCACGCCATGTCGGCGGCACCGTAGGGGAGATCGGGCTGCGGTGGCGGCTGCCCGTCGCCCTCATGTACTGCACCGTGGAGAACTACCGCTTCCTGGCGCGGCGTCGGCACCAGCTGGCGGTCGCCGCCGCGGGCGCCTTCGCCAACCTACTGTTCCTGCTGCCGTTCTTCGGCTGGTGGGCGGCGCTGCCCGAGGAGGACCCCACCCGGCGGGTGCTCGCCGCGCTCCTGCTCCTCGGCAGCGCGCAGGCACTCGTCAACCTGCTCCCGCTGCCCCCGCTGGACGGCTACACGATGCTCGGCCACGGCCTGCGCGTCACCCGGCTGGCGCCCGCCAGTTCGGGGTACCTGCGCCTGCGGATGCGCGACCGGGCGGCGGCCGCCGCGTACCCGCCGCGGGCCCGCCGGCTCTACCTCGGCTACGGCATCGGCTCCGCCGCGGTCGTCCTGCTGCTGGCGGCCGGCCTCGCCGGAGCCGTCTGGTACGCCGTGACCACCTGA